Proteins from a genomic interval of Paenibacillus lentus:
- a CDS encoding sialate O-acetylesterase — MRLSSMLSDGMVLQRNARVMIWGTAESGRKVQVSFLGQEYGTTADSNGDWRVALEKLQPGGPYEMTISMEHQESIVQSVIRDILIGDVWVLGGQSNMELPVRRTLDVLAEEVANVNLPFIRQFAVPQTYNFHGPQHELPRAEHRDAAQGEGWITATPRNVLDFSAVGFFFAKALYEKYQVPIGLIHAAVGGTPIEAWISEPTLRAIGGYEAVLEQCKDDHYVSETKLRDEERNQLWYEQLNDNDLGLKEGWFRVLCDTSGWEDIQVPGSWSGSKLASVRGAVWLRREFDVPVSMLEGGVRNNGMRNSEMLNDQMRNGELLNVEMLHDEIRNRELMLKLGTVVDADDTYINGVCIGKTGYMYPPRRYPLPEGLLQPGRNMLTVRVISTQNTGGFVKDMPYKIVAGSRELDLRGAWKYRIGAVTEALESQTFFQYMPSGVYNSMIAPLRDYPIKGILWYQGESNTGQPAGYSELFARLVQDWRRNWGSDEIPFIYAQLANLGEEDDSQVNWAELREEQRKGLTVPNTAMAVTIDVGEYNDLHPQDKKTVGQRLALCARKLAYGEEQLVYSGPMFKSMERIGGANAADVTTAEDASTIVVHFDHIGSGLTTRDGGELQGFAVCGPDGRFFPANAVISGDTVIVKHDEIRQPVHVRYAWSNNPARANLYNREGLPASPFSTL, encoded by the coding sequence ATGAGGCTATCTAGCATGCTGAGTGATGGCATGGTATTGCAGAGGAATGCAAGGGTGATGATATGGGGGACTGCCGAGAGCGGCAGGAAGGTACAGGTTTCTTTTCTCGGACAAGAATACGGCACCACAGCCGACTCTAATGGAGATTGGCGTGTGGCATTGGAGAAGCTGCAGCCTGGCGGCCCGTATGAAATGACGATATCCATGGAGCATCAGGAGAGCATCGTTCAAAGCGTCATTCGTGATATCCTGATCGGCGATGTATGGGTGCTTGGCGGGCAGTCCAATATGGAGCTGCCTGTGCGGAGAACACTCGATGTGTTGGCGGAGGAGGTGGCAAACGTAAATCTTCCCTTCATTCGCCAGTTTGCTGTACCGCAGACTTACAACTTTCACGGGCCGCAGCATGAGCTTCCTCGGGCTGAACACCGTGATGCGGCGCAAGGGGAAGGATGGATCACGGCAACTCCGAGGAATGTGCTCGATTTCAGCGCGGTTGGGTTCTTTTTTGCTAAGGCGTTATATGAAAAATATCAGGTGCCGATTGGTTTGATTCACGCCGCGGTAGGCGGGACGCCAATCGAAGCCTGGATTAGCGAGCCGACGCTTAGAGCCATCGGCGGTTATGAAGCTGTACTTGAGCAGTGTAAGGATGATCATTATGTAAGCGAAACCAAGCTTAGGGATGAAGAGCGCAATCAACTATGGTATGAGCAATTGAACGACAATGACCTGGGGCTGAAGGAAGGCTGGTTCCGAGTATTGTGTGACACCTCGGGTTGGGAAGACATCCAGGTTCCGGGCTCCTGGTCGGGAAGTAAGCTGGCCTCGGTGCGCGGCGCGGTTTGGTTGCGTAGAGAATTCGACGTGCCTGTCTCCATGCTGGAGGGTGGAGTGCGTAATAATGGAATGCGGAATAGTGAAATGTTGAATGATCAAATGCGTAATGGTGAATTGTTGAATGTTGAAATGTTGCATGATGAAATACGGAATCGTGAATTAATGTTGAAGCTCGGAACAGTCGTGGATGCGGATGATACGTACATCAACGGGGTTTGTATTGGCAAGACCGGATATATGTATCCGCCCAGACGCTATCCACTCCCTGAAGGGCTGTTGCAGCCGGGAAGAAATATGCTTACTGTTCGCGTGATCAGTACACAGAATACAGGGGGCTTCGTGAAGGACATGCCGTATAAGATAGTTGCAGGCAGCCGGGAGCTAGATTTGAGGGGCGCTTGGAAATATCGGATCGGTGCGGTCACCGAAGCATTAGAGTCCCAGACGTTTTTTCAGTATATGCCTTCCGGCGTTTACAACAGCATGATCGCGCCTTTGCGAGACTATCCGATCAAAGGGATTCTATGGTATCAAGGTGAGTCCAACACAGGTCAGCCTGCGGGATATAGCGAATTATTCGCAAGATTAGTTCAGGATTGGCGGCGCAATTGGGGAAGCGACGAAATCCCGTTCATTTATGCGCAGCTTGCCAATTTGGGAGAAGAGGATGACTCTCAGGTAAATTGGGCAGAGCTTCGAGAGGAGCAGCGGAAGGGCTTAACGGTACCGAATACCGCGATGGCTGTAACCATTGATGTCGGAGAATATAACGACCTGCATCCGCAGGACAAGAAAACGGTGGGTCAACGGCTCGCACTGTGTGCTCGTAAGCTGGCCTATGGCGAGGAACAATTGGTGTACAGCGGCCCGATGTTCAAAAGCATGGAGCGTATTGGGGGTGCGAATGCGGCAGATGTGACTACGGCGGAGGATGCGAGTACGATTGTCGTGCATTTCGACCATATTGGCAGTGGACTGACCACGCGGGACGGCGGAGAACTCCAAGGGTTTGCCGTATGCGGCCCGGACGGGCGCTTCTTCCCTGCAAATGCGGTTATCTCCGGCGACACCGTCATCGTGAAGCATGATGAGATCCGGCAGCCTGTCCATGTCAGGTATGCGTGGTCGAACAATCCTGCCCGTGCAAATTTGTACAACCGGGAGGGGCTCCCGGCGTCGCCGTTTAGTACGTTGTGA
- a CDS encoding copper amine oxidase N-terminal domain-containing protein: protein MMNYKRIKKLGVMLMTMVLTLTLAPAWSSAAKLSIVVEVNGNLISFPDAKPFMDKSNRVQVPVRFVSEALGAEVRWNSQSKQVTVKMGEDTTVLTLGKKAFTVNGQTKQMDTVAQEKQNRTFVPLRFVSEALGAKVIWHSDLYSVEILTGLAAEQSGTSKGTAAPKDPWAEWKASRSIEGETEKKSTEGFSYYESYKSGLGGSGETMKQKEKDMVFLQLRVHFGRDGVDYNQQIKDLEEILRQKIDSKTVDNIMKYVKQKTKRDDILEAKEFSDKTYGIQVESKYWGNIIVSIWYK from the coding sequence ATGATGAATTATAAGAGAATCAAAAAGCTAGGGGTTATGCTCATGACCATGGTGCTAACTCTGACATTGGCACCTGCGTGGTCTTCGGCAGCAAAGCTTTCAATCGTAGTCGAGGTCAATGGGAACTTGATATCTTTTCCGGATGCGAAGCCGTTCATGGACAAGAGCAACCGGGTTCAGGTGCCTGTTCGGTTTGTAAGTGAAGCGCTTGGAGCCGAAGTTCGCTGGAACAGCCAGAGCAAGCAAGTCACCGTGAAGATGGGAGAAGACACGACTGTCCTAACTCTGGGAAAAAAGGCGTTTACCGTGAACGGTCAAACGAAGCAAATGGACACGGTTGCCCAGGAAAAACAGAACAGAACTTTCGTTCCTTTGCGTTTTGTCAGCGAGGCGCTCGGTGCTAAAGTAATTTGGCATTCGGATCTATACAGTGTGGAGATTCTGACAGGGCTTGCAGCGGAGCAATCTGGAACCTCGAAAGGAACGGCGGCCCCCAAAGATCCTTGGGCAGAATGGAAAGCCTCGAGAAGTATAGAGGGGGAGACTGAAAAGAAATCAACAGAGGGTTTCAGCTATTACGAATCCTACAAATCTGGATTAGGTGGATCCGGTGAAACTATGAAACAGAAAGAGAAGGATATGGTTTTTCTACAGCTTCGTGTCCATTTTGGCAGAGACGGTGTGGATTATAACCAGCAGATCAAAGATTTAGAGGAAATTTTGCGACAAAAGATTGACTCCAAAACAGTGGACAATATCATGAAATATGTGAAACAAAAGACCAAAAGGGATGACATCTTAGAAGCGAAGGAATTCAGCGACAAGACTTACGGAATTCAAGTGGAGTCGAAGTATTGGGGTAATATCATTGTATCGATCTGGTATAAGTAG
- a CDS encoding extracellular solute-binding protein, giving the protein MNKASLRFMAIALALTVMITGCSSQKGAGNSTSAEPNASQAAATTQSASEPGWKSNTSPVSLSWYTGVAGYSKKWDAKNNYVDKLITEETGVSVDFIHAGNDVNAEFNVMMATSNLPDIITLDRWNSTSLIQTLMNSGMVAPLNELMEQYDPYLSTILPETMVDWYTQADGNLYAIPNYYVSPEMLEQYPDVKKFYNERSNGQIIVRKDIMDQLGITVEDLQQEDSFIAALKKVKEANIQYNGMTVLPLYFDDKDKYINDSLGVLAGSFGAVPEAEDGSYVDFRRTEEFKHVLEFANRLYSEGLLSLENFTSARNQIEEKMTQGTVFMKIGSYADYTTPISQLYISDPNAKYITIDAIKSNKGTLPQYGRSLNKGWTLTFVNKKSKHADRAIQFLEYLYSEQGHKVSFFGKEGETFTVTSDGKFKRNPEIDQEFNADWNAATKKWGFESIWWLTNEVWLKSVREAEENEQTQYMEGLFYGSAKYMYSNDVLDSGNLFDAYEPGSKEANAEAKITVYWAQIVPKMILAKNAAEFESLYSEAMATLDKLGLGSIEAAKNTRVQEFKQATGVNLVSPKYTGEYK; this is encoded by the coding sequence ATGAACAAAGCATCACTACGATTCATGGCAATTGCGCTGGCTCTAACGGTCATGATCACCGGCTGCTCCAGCCAAAAAGGAGCGGGCAACAGCACGTCGGCCGAGCCGAATGCTTCTCAGGCAGCAGCAACCACCCAGTCTGCCAGCGAGCCTGGCTGGAAATCGAACACCTCGCCCGTGTCCCTGTCCTGGTACACCGGAGTGGCCGGATATTCTAAGAAGTGGGACGCCAAAAACAACTACGTGGATAAGCTGATCACCGAAGAAACCGGGGTCAGCGTGGACTTCATTCATGCGGGAAACGATGTGAACGCGGAGTTCAACGTTATGATGGCGACCAGCAATCTGCCCGATATCATTACGCTGGATCGCTGGAACAGCACTTCGCTCATCCAGACGCTGATGAATAGTGGGATGGTAGCTCCGCTGAATGAATTAATGGAGCAATACGATCCTTACCTGTCTACAATTCTGCCGGAGACGATGGTCGATTGGTATACGCAGGCAGACGGGAATCTCTACGCGATTCCAAACTACTACGTGTCGCCAGAAATGCTGGAGCAGTATCCTGACGTCAAGAAATTCTATAATGAACGCTCCAACGGCCAGATTATCGTCAGAAAAGACATCATGGATCAACTAGGAATCACAGTAGAGGACTTGCAGCAGGAGGACTCTTTCATCGCGGCCCTGAAGAAAGTGAAAGAGGCGAATATTCAATACAATGGCATGACCGTACTGCCGCTGTATTTTGATGACAAGGATAAATACATCAATGACTCCTTAGGCGTGCTGGCCGGCTCCTTCGGTGCGGTACCCGAAGCGGAAGACGGCTCTTACGTAGACTTCCGCAGAACGGAGGAATTCAAGCATGTGCTGGAGTTCGCCAATCGATTATATTCCGAAGGTCTACTGTCTCTGGAGAACTTCACCAGCGCACGGAACCAAATTGAAGAGAAAATGACGCAAGGTACTGTCTTCATGAAGATCGGAAGCTACGCCGACTATACGACGCCTATCAGCCAGCTGTATATCTCCGATCCTAATGCGAAATACATTACGATTGATGCCATCAAGTCCAACAAGGGTACACTGCCTCAGTACGGCAGATCCTTGAACAAAGGCTGGACGCTGACCTTCGTGAACAAGAAGTCCAAGCACGCAGACCGTGCGATTCAATTTCTTGAATACCTGTATAGTGAACAGGGACATAAAGTAAGCTTCTTTGGTAAAGAAGGCGAGACGTTTACAGTTACCTCCGATGGCAAGTTCAAGCGCAATCCGGAGATCGATCAGGAGTTTAACGCGGACTGGAACGCCGCTACGAAGAAATGGGGCTTCGAATCCATCTGGTGGTTAACGAACGAGGTATGGCTAAAAAGCGTCAGAGAAGCCGAAGAGAACGAGCAAACCCAATACATGGAAGGTCTATTCTATGGCTCAGCCAAATACATGTACAGCAACGATGTCTTAGACTCCGGCAACCTGTTCGATGCTTATGAGCCAGGCTCCAAAGAGGCCAACGCCGAAGCCAAGATCACTGTCTACTGGGCGCAGATCGTTCCGAAGATGATTTTGGCCAAGAACGCCGCAGAGTTCGAGTCCCTCTACAGCGAAGCTATGGCTACGCTGGACAAACTTGGTCTGGGCAGCATTGAAGCAGCGAAGAATACACGTGTCCAAGAGTTTAAGCAAGCAACGGGCGTCAACCTGGTATCTCCGAAATACACGGGTGAATATAAATAG
- a CDS encoding response regulator: protein MYKLLIVDDEEIVREGLRDIVAYLQIQPIEQILTAKDGADALSIIEKGNPQIILTDLNMPILDGIELIKQLQGKHGHKIIVISGYDDFHLVKESFKLGVRDYLLKPAHSEELLEVLDKIVRELQQEEQQYKKGESEKKLTQMERISRSMNWAIQNTEQDEHALESAFIELGFRLPYPNTAAAILSPIHSASNAETLGATWDTLLITPDTNRLPMKLYSFYNRQNDLVVWINYDGQQHDISTVKQVLEQFIGSNPELLIVIAVGKTVSAATALAQAYQSALEVLSYKLTASPQSILLHDDILTREDQPIAPADLRLLAEMIDMGRKDQVLPFIQKHFNDESLRRSTLNSIRSNYDAILHTISWVPHQKQEFSVFEQSEPLRLYLMSRILQTIEARQSLIRSYDIVEIAKKYVDEQLLGEINMAVIANYCNVSYTYFSKMFKESTGVNFQDYVTMKRMDYAKKALNGINVKIYDVASALGYSNPKNFTRVFKNYCGMSPKEYQKLMK from the coding sequence ATGTATAAACTGCTTATCGTCGACGATGAAGAAATCGTACGCGAAGGACTTCGGGACATTGTCGCGTACTTGCAGATTCAACCTATCGAGCAAATCCTGACGGCAAAGGACGGCGCGGACGCGCTGTCCATCATTGAAAAGGGAAATCCGCAAATCATACTCACTGATCTGAATATGCCGATATTAGACGGGATTGAATTGATCAAGCAGCTGCAAGGGAAGCACGGACATAAAATCATTGTGATTAGCGGATATGATGACTTCCATCTCGTCAAAGAGAGCTTCAAGCTGGGCGTGCGCGATTATTTGCTCAAACCGGCCCATTCGGAAGAGCTACTGGAGGTATTGGATAAAATTGTCCGAGAGCTTCAGCAGGAGGAGCAGCAGTACAAGAAGGGCGAATCAGAGAAAAAATTAACCCAGATGGAGAGAATCAGCAGAAGCATGAATTGGGCGATCCAAAACACCGAGCAGGATGAGCATGCTTTAGAAAGCGCATTCATCGAATTGGGTTTTCGCCTGCCTTATCCGAATACAGCGGCGGCAATTCTCTCCCCCATTCATTCCGCCTCAAACGCGGAAACTTTGGGCGCCACTTGGGATACACTCCTGATTACGCCGGATACAAATCGTTTACCCATGAAGCTGTACTCCTTCTATAACAGGCAAAATGACCTTGTCGTATGGATCAACTACGATGGGCAGCAGCATGATATATCCACCGTCAAGCAGGTTTTGGAGCAATTCATAGGGAGCAATCCCGAACTCCTCATCGTGATTGCCGTAGGCAAGACAGTCTCTGCGGCAACGGCGCTGGCACAAGCATATCAGAGCGCACTAGAAGTACTGAGCTACAAGCTGACCGCAAGTCCGCAATCCATCCTGCTCCACGACGATATTCTGACAAGGGAAGACCAGCCTATCGCGCCGGCGGATTTGAGGTTGTTGGCCGAAATGATCGATATGGGACGGAAGGATCAGGTGCTCCCCTTTATTCAAAAACACTTCAATGACGAATCATTAAGAAGAAGCACCTTGAACAGCATTCGCAGCAATTATGACGCGATCCTGCACACCATCAGCTGGGTTCCCCATCAAAAGCAGGAGTTTTCTGTATTTGAACAGAGTGAACCATTGCGCTTATATCTCATGTCCCGAATACTGCAAACGATTGAGGCACGACAGAGCTTAATCCGCAGCTATGATATCGTAGAGATCGCCAAGAAGTACGTCGATGAGCAATTGCTAGGCGAGATTAATATGGCCGTCATCGCCAATTATTGCAATGTCAGCTACACCTACTTTAGCAAGATGTTCAAAGAGAGCACGGGTGTGAACTTTCAGGATTATGTCACGATGAAGCGGATGGACTATGCCAAGAAAGCCTTGAACGGCATCAATGTCAAAATTTACGACGTCGCTTCCGCATTGGGATACAGCAATCCGAAAAATTTCACCCGTGTGTTCAAAAATTATTGCGGCATGAGCCCAAAGGAATACCAGAAGCTCATGAAGTAG
- a CDS encoding TetR/AcrR family transcriptional regulator: MNRRKTQVVNHAFALFIEKGIMPTSIQDIIERAGISKGTFYNYFASKNECVSAVLEQLRYEAHMSRSELQIGKDPSDVDVLIEQISMIAQSSQKYGLSALFEEILHSRDKEMKQYVMHYRLFEIEWLAGRLVDVYGEKLRRHAYEAAVIFMGIQQHLMFTAKSINQTNIDSKQVARTVLLHYMSYIIDCLVEKNTSVIDDEKLYVAKSLVTQEEIKQEVILQAMDESACQLRFTKSQADLTAALRYEIEQQPLRESVVNALLKPYVEAFKGLEGYDQAKDIMTMIWRYMKQ; the protein is encoded by the coding sequence ATGAATCGACGAAAAACTCAAGTAGTTAACCATGCATTTGCCTTATTTATTGAAAAAGGAATCATGCCAACCTCTATTCAAGATATTATTGAGCGGGCGGGCATTTCTAAAGGAACATTCTACAATTACTTCGCCTCGAAGAATGAATGCGTCAGTGCCGTGCTGGAGCAGCTCCGGTATGAAGCGCATATGAGTAGAAGCGAGCTGCAGATCGGCAAGGACCCCAGTGATGTCGATGTCTTAATCGAACAAATTTCGATGATTGCGCAAAGCAGCCAAAAATACGGTTTATCCGCGTTGTTCGAAGAAATCCTGCATTCTCGCGATAAGGAAATGAAGCAATACGTCATGCACTACCGCCTCTTCGAAATCGAATGGCTCGCGGGTCGCCTGGTTGACGTGTACGGCGAGAAATTGCGCCGACATGCCTATGAAGCGGCCGTCATTTTTATGGGAATCCAGCAGCACTTGATGTTCACGGCCAAATCGATCAACCAGACCAATATCGATTCCAAGCAGGTCGCCCGTACGGTATTGCTGCACTACATGAGCTATATTATCGATTGCCTGGTTGAGAAGAACACCTCCGTCATTGACGATGAGAAGCTGTATGTGGCGAAGAGCTTAGTGACGCAGGAGGAGATCAAGCAAGAGGTTATTCTCCAGGCAATGGACGAGTCCGCATGCCAGCTGAGATTCACCAAGTCGCAGGCCGATCTCACAGCAGCGCTGCGTTATGAAATCGAGCAGCAGCCTCTGCGCGAATCGGTGGTCAATGCCCTGCTGAAGCCATATGTCGAGGCCTTTAAGGGCTTAGAGGGTTATGACCAAGCTAAAGATATTATGACCATGATCTGGAGATATATGAAGCAATAG
- a CDS encoding carbohydrate ABC transporter permease gives MVKDHSWPNRLFNMFNVFIMACLIVLTLYPFWYSVIGSFNDGLDYAKGGVYLWIRQFTWDNYSALFSDTALVKSFVVTLSRTVIGTVTHVLFTALFAYAFSRRNLKFKRLYSTLGLMSMYLSGGLIPYFILINALGLYNNFLVFIIPTLFSFWNVILFHSYFAELPEALIESAKIDGAGEYTIFFRIILSLSKPVIAAISLFTAVGHWNAYYDAMIFTQGDSLQTVQLYILKLIQSTEAALLLANMSGSLGAAQGSVTTTTLQLAAMVAASLPIVLVYPFVQKFFIKGMLIGSVKG, from the coding sequence ATGGTTAAAGATCATTCATGGCCCAACCGGCTGTTCAATATGTTCAACGTATTCATTATGGCTTGCTTAATCGTACTCACCTTGTACCCCTTCTGGTATTCCGTCATCGGCTCTTTCAATGATGGCCTCGACTATGCCAAGGGCGGCGTTTATCTATGGATAAGACAGTTCACATGGGACAATTATAGCGCGCTGTTCAGCGATACCGCCTTAGTGAAATCCTTTGTTGTGACTTTATCCAGAACGGTGATCGGAACCGTCACCCATGTACTTTTTACCGCCTTGTTCGCTTATGCCTTCTCGCGGAGGAATCTGAAGTTTAAAAGGCTGTATTCGACACTCGGGCTGATGAGCATGTATTTAAGCGGCGGTCTAATCCCTTACTTCATTCTAATTAACGCGCTAGGGCTCTATAACAACTTCCTCGTCTTTATTATTCCGACACTGTTCAGCTTCTGGAATGTGATCCTGTTCCATTCTTATTTTGCCGAGCTTCCCGAAGCATTGATTGAATCGGCGAAAATTGACGGCGCAGGCGAGTACACGATATTTTTCCGCATTATTCTCTCGCTGTCGAAGCCTGTTATTGCTGCCATTTCTTTATTTACGGCGGTTGGACACTGGAATGCCTACTACGATGCCATGATTTTCACCCAGGGCGACAGCCTGCAAACCGTGCAGCTGTATATCCTGAAATTGATTCAGAGCACGGAGGCGGCCCTATTGCTTGCGAATATGTCAGGCTCCCTCGGAGCGGCACAGGGTTCTGTCACTACCACCACCCTGCAGTTAGCCGCCATGGTTGCTGCATCACTGCCGATTGTGCTGGTTTATCCTTTCGTACAGAAATTCTTTATTAAAGGAATGCTCATTGGTTCTGTCAAAGGTTAA
- a CDS encoding ABC transporter permease, whose protein sequence is MADSEASTANSNLALAREKRSSRNRDQLSLQSMIIPGILFILIFTFIPLYGVIIAFKDYNIVTGIQGIFSSEWVGLANFKEFISDINFWNMLRNTLGINLLGLCITFPVTILFALFLNELTFPRFKKLTQTITYLPHFISWSIFGGLIINILSPSNGVLNYLLVNFGILSEPIHFLAEKDYFWMLAVLTNLVKELGWGAILYLAAIASIDQEMYEAAYMDGASRFRRIWHITLPAITGTIVILLVFSISNILNSGFDQFFVLQNPLNIDASEVIDTYVYKVGLREFRMEYATAVGLMKTVIALFLLYLANFIAKKITGKGIF, encoded by the coding sequence ATGGCAGACTCGGAAGCTTCAACAGCGAATTCAAATCTAGCTTTGGCACGAGAGAAACGGTCTTCCCGCAATCGTGACCAGCTTTCGCTCCAATCGATGATTATACCGGGCATCTTATTTATTCTAATCTTCACGTTCATTCCGCTTTACGGTGTCATTATCGCCTTTAAGGACTACAACATCGTCACGGGAATCCAGGGGATTTTCTCATCAGAATGGGTCGGACTGGCGAACTTCAAAGAATTCATTTCCGATATTAATTTTTGGAACATGCTGCGCAATACCCTCGGGATCAACTTATTGGGCCTCTGCATCACCTTCCCGGTCACGATCCTGTTTGCATTGTTTCTGAATGAACTCACTTTCCCGCGCTTTAAGAAGCTAACGCAGACAATCACTTATCTGCCGCACTTTATTTCCTGGAGCATCTTCGGGGGATTAATCATCAACATCCTGTCGCCGAGCAATGGCGTATTGAACTACCTGCTCGTGAACTTCGGCATCCTTTCCGAGCCGATTCATTTCCTCGCCGAGAAGGATTACTTCTGGATGCTGGCGGTGCTTACGAATTTAGTCAAGGAATTGGGCTGGGGCGCCATTCTATATCTTGCGGCGATTGCCAGCATCGATCAGGAAATGTACGAAGCCGCCTATATGGACGGTGCCTCGCGGTTTCGCCGCATTTGGCATATTACGCTGCCGGCAATTACAGGTACGATCGTCATCCTGCTCGTCTTCTCCATTAGCAACATTCTGAATAGCGGCTTTGATCAGTTCTTCGTCCTGCAGAATCCACTGAACATTGACGCCAGTGAGGTTATCGACACTTACGTGTATAAGGTCGGATTACGAGAATTTCGTATGGAGTACGCGACAGCCGTCGGATTAATGAAAACCGTTATTGCGCTATTCCTGCTGTATCTGGCTAATTTCATCGCGAAGAAAATAACCGGGAAAGGGATTTTTTAA
- a CDS encoding sigma factor-like helix-turn-helix DNA-binding protein, with protein sequence MEKEEKRQTTIYDYYKSEIYRIGWRIQYQAKKVRKRECPFYDYNFSYPNFASITEDKIWINEIMDSLPPQGKLVIDKLYFQDLTESDVAQQLKISQQAVNKWKQKMLEKLSQTINY encoded by the coding sequence TTGGAAAAAGAAGAGAAGCGACAAACAACAATCTATGATTATTACAAAAGCGAAATTTATCGTATTGGCTGGAGAATTCAATATCAAGCAAAAAAAGTCAGAAAACGAGAATGTCCTTTTTATGACTATAACTTTAGCTATCCTAATTTCGCCTCTATAACTGAGGATAAGATATGGATTAATGAAATTATGGATTCATTACCTCCCCAAGGAAAACTAGTTATAGATAAGCTATATTTTCAAGATTTAACTGAATCCGATGTGGCTCAGCAACTTAAAATTAGTCAACAGGCGGTGAACAAATGGAAACAAAAGATGCTCGAAAAGTTATCTCAGACGATAAATTATTAG
- a CDS encoding DHA2 family efflux MFS transporter permease subunit yields the protein MSNTVKQLEKPPYLMLGLLFFATFVAFLNNSLLNVALPTIMHDFKIDYSAVQWLTTGYMLVSGILIPVSAFLLTRFTNRSLFITALSIFTLGTIIAAYSPNFGWLIAGRMIQAGGSSVMSPLLMNIMLISFPREKRGAAMGIFGLVMIVAPAIGPTLSGYIVQYYNWRVLFEMILPFAVIALLLAIWKFRSVMPTRPTQLDYLSVVLSTIGFGGLLYGFSDASSAGWGDPVVITCLIAGTVALALFIIRQLRLEIPLLDLGIYKYPMYSMASIISAVNAAALFSGMILTPAYVQNVRGITPLESGLMLLPGAIVMGIMSPITGKLFDKFGPRILGFVGLAITVATTFLMSRFDLHTTYNYIILIYSIRMFGISMVMMPIMTNGLNQLPTRLNPHGTAANNTIQQVAGAIGTAIFVSIMNSKTKASAADQLAAMDPTTITEQVQAQIGQTALLEGIQFSFLIAAATTVVAMILTLFVKRVDVSKEALAKIESEPVPGTK from the coding sequence ATGAGCAATACGGTTAAACAGTTAGAAAAACCACCCTATTTAATGCTAGGCTTGTTATTTTTCGCAACCTTTGTTGCATTTCTTAATAATTCATTGTTAAACGTCGCCTTGCCGACCATCATGCACGATTTCAAGATTGATTATTCCGCCGTGCAGTGGTTGACTACTGGCTATATGCTCGTCAGCGGGATTCTGATTCCCGTATCTGCCTTTTTACTCACGCGATTTACGAACCGCAGTTTGTTTATTACGGCCTTATCTATCTTTACTTTAGGTACGATAATCGCCGCTTATTCTCCGAACTTTGGTTGGTTAATCGCTGGCCGTATGATTCAAGCTGGAGGCTCCTCCGTGATGTCGCCCTTGTTGATGAACATTATGTTAATCAGCTTTCCGCGTGAGAAGCGCGGTGCGGCTATGGGAATCTTCGGTCTGGTGATGATCGTGGCTCCGGCTATCGGACCTACACTTTCCGGTTATATTGTTCAATATTATAACTGGCGCGTTCTGTTTGAAATGATTCTTCCGTTCGCCGTAATTGCCTTACTCCTGGCGATTTGGAAATTTCGCAGTGTTATGCCGACTCGACCGACGCAGCTTGATTACCTATCTGTTGTTCTGAGTACGATCGGTTTTGGCGGACTGCTCTACGGATTCAGTGATGCCAGCAGCGCTGGCTGGGGTGACCCTGTAGTTATTACCTGCTTAATTGCCGGGACAGTTGCACTTGCACTATTTATTATTCGTCAATTGCGTCTTGAAATTCCATTATTAGATCTGGGCATTTATAAATATCCGATGTACTCGATGGCTTCGATCATTTCGGCCGTAAATGCGGCGGCACTATTCTCAGGTATGATTTTAACGCCTGCTTATGTGCAGAATGTTCGCGGGATTACGCCGCTGGAATCCGGTTTAATGTTGCTGCCAGGCGCCATCGTGATGGGAATTATGTCGCCTATAACCGGTAAATTATTCGATAAATTCGGACCGCGTATCCTTGGTTTTGTTGGTTTAGCGATCACGGTGGCAACAACATTCCTGATGTCGAGATTCGATCTCCACACAACTTATAACTATATTATTCTAATATATTCCATTCGCATGTTTGGGATCTCCATGGTCATGATGCCGATTATGACGAATGGTTTGAACCAGCTGCCTACTCGCCTGAATCCGCATGGTACAGCGGCTAATAACACGATTCAACAGGTCGCTGGCGCGATTGGTACGGCAATCTTTGTATCGATTATGAACTCCAAGACAAAGGCAAGTGCTGCTGATCAACTAGCTGCCATGGATCCAACCACGATTACAGAGCAGGTACAAGCTCAAATCGGACAAACAGCGCTACTTGAGGGCATTCAATTCTCCTTCTTGATTGCAGCCGCCACGACCGTAGTTGCTATGATTCTTACTCTATTCGTGAAGCGTGTGGACGTAAGTAAGGAGGCTCTTGCTAAGATTGAAAGCGAGCCTGTGCCTGGAACGAAGTAA